One segment of Candidatus Scalindua japonica DNA contains the following:
- a CDS encoding glycoside hydrolase family 30 beta sandwich domain-containing protein, with product MQQFRSEVLLTLDTSKQFQTWGGWEVTINRWMDDLDTLENNTQPVQKSILNKLLSNAVNDLGITAVRFEFSPSGKFGIEMDNDNEDCNNFDYTQIDWRGFDPYLEDYVIPMKKLIEEHGEKLTLDLHVITFDYPKDTIQWHLTEPEEYAELIVGCIKRMDDQFDIIPDYITPSNEPDNNTVMSKPQLLRNMRALVNRLQSEGYTNIKLRYPDTMRSKNVLPFFDELQGDYPDLLPYVDTLSFHGYGGLRKSTLNNIRSRAQTTGMKTAQTEWGDSSNISRDIYKSLVWADVSFYQNFGLNWQALKHGNPGEHYILTGFDGDESNAPYFNGFHPNTSFAYPNSKYYAFQQYSKYILPKYVRVDIKSSNYAVKPVAFMSHEGQITIVILNEKHGHTDIVINNVPVGIYNITLTDRVHNGIDMGQMNIGTKVEAGTISFSFNRPGTVTFFSDR from the coding sequence ATGCAACAATTCAGATCGGAAGTCTTGCTAACGCTTGATACTTCAAAGCAATTTCAGACTTGGGGAGGCTGGGAAGTTACTATAAACAGGTGGATGGATGATCTGGATACCTTAGAAAATAATACGCAACCAGTACAGAAATCCATACTAAATAAGCTTTTAAGCAACGCAGTTAATGACCTTGGAATTACAGCAGTTCGTTTTGAGTTCAGTCCCAGTGGTAAGTTCGGAATTGAGATGGATAACGATAATGAAGACTGCAATAATTTTGACTATACACAGATAGATTGGAGAGGTTTTGATCCGTATTTAGAAGATTATGTTATTCCTATGAAAAAACTGATTGAAGAGCATGGGGAAAAGTTGACATTAGACCTACATGTTATTACTTTTGACTATCCAAAAGATACTATACAATGGCATTTGACAGAACCGGAAGAATACGCAGAATTAATAGTAGGATGTATAAAGAGGATGGATGACCAATTCGATATAATACCGGATTATATCACTCCTTCTAATGAGCCTGACAATAATACCGTTATGTCAAAACCACAACTTCTCAGAAATATGCGAGCCTTAGTTAATCGATTACAATCCGAAGGGTATACAAACATTAAATTGCGTTATCCTGATACGATGAGGAGTAAAAATGTTTTACCATTTTTTGATGAATTGCAGGGAGATTATCCTGACTTACTCCCTTATGTTGATACGCTCTCATTTCATGGCTACGGAGGCTTGAGAAAGTCAACATTGAATAATATACGTAGTCGTGCACAGACAACCGGAATGAAGACAGCACAAACTGAATGGGGAGATTCCTCTAATATTTCACGAGACATTTACAAATCCCTTGTCTGGGCTGATGTTAGTTTTTATCAAAATTTTGGACTTAACTGGCAGGCTCTGAAACATGGAAATCCCGGGGAACATTATATATTGACAGGGTTTGATGGGGATGAAAGTAACGCACCGTATTTTAACGGTTTCCATCCTAATACCTCCTTCGCATATCCAAATTCTAAATATTATGCATTTCAACAATATAGTAAGTATATTCTGCCAAAATATGTTCGTGTTGATATAAAGAGCAGCAATTATGCTGTGAAACCTGTAGCTTTTATGTCTCATGAGGGACAAATCACAATTGTCATCTTAAATGAAAAACATGGTCATACTGATATTGTTATTAATAATGTTCCGGTGGGAATTTACAATATTACGCTGACCGATAGAGTACACAACGGAATTGATATGGGACAGATGAACATAGGAACAAAGGTGGAAGCTGGAACAATCTCATTTTCTTTTAACCGTCCAGGTACTGTTACTTTCTTTTCAGACAGGTAA
- a CDS encoding NAD(P)/FAD-dependent oxidoreductase, with protein MASDTKNNLNKMHVIVIGGGFTGLAAAYELTRCGIRVTLLEADDQIGGLAGSFSVGETRLERFYHHCFNNDRHVIELIDDLKLNRCMIKSPTQTGMYFSNNLYRLSTPVDLLRFTPLSLYNRFKLGLLVLKARRYKDWLKLDDIPAAEWISSLVGKEVFSVVWEPLLAGKFGDYASSISAAWLWAKLVLRGGSRGRMGEEQLIYFRGGFAVIIDHIVNFISSHGGTICYRSSARGLEVRNRRITGVIANGEVLPCDAAIATTALPVISSLMRSHVSDEFTKSLIKINYLANVCLVLQLDRSLSKLYWINVNDPSFPFVGIIEHTNIESPVHYSGHHIVYLSKYLLPNEEMFGLEDKKLLLFALPYIRRIFPEFSPDWIINYKVWRAKHAQPIVSCGYRHIIPDYATPVDGFYIASMAQIYPEDRGINYAIRDGRKVAGYTRNFLKDQDVVKTV; from the coding sequence ATGGCAAGCGATACGAAAAACAATTTAAATAAAATGCATGTTATTGTTATCGGTGGCGGTTTCACCGGTTTAGCGGCTGCTTATGAATTAACACGCTGTGGAATCAGGGTTACACTGCTTGAGGCGGACGATCAGATCGGTGGTCTTGCAGGAAGTTTTTCTGTTGGAGAAACTCGTCTTGAACGTTTTTACCATCATTGCTTTAACAATGATCGCCATGTCATTGAACTGATTGATGATTTGAAACTGAACAGGTGTATGATAAAATCTCCAACGCAGACAGGAATGTATTTCTCTAATAATCTTTATCGTTTATCTACCCCTGTTGATCTCTTGCGTTTCACTCCTCTGTCATTGTACAACAGATTTAAACTCGGTTTACTGGTATTGAAGGCCCGTAGATATAAGGATTGGTTGAAGTTGGACGATATTCCCGCGGCTGAATGGATATCTTCTCTTGTCGGTAAAGAGGTTTTCAGCGTTGTATGGGAACCTCTTTTAGCTGGTAAGTTTGGCGATTATGCCTCCAGTATATCAGCAGCATGGTTATGGGCAAAACTTGTATTACGGGGAGGCAGCCGAGGTAGGATGGGAGAAGAGCAGCTCATTTATTTTCGTGGTGGTTTTGCTGTAATTATAGATCATATTGTCAACTTTATCTCTTCTCATGGTGGCACTATTTGTTACAGATCATCAGCAAGAGGCCTGGAAGTGAGGAATCGCCGCATTACCGGCGTGATTGCCAATGGTGAAGTTTTACCATGTGATGCCGCTATTGCGACTACTGCTTTGCCTGTAATTTCAAGCCTGATGCGTTCTCATGTGTCTGATGAGTTTACAAAAAGTCTTATTAAGATAAATTACCTGGCGAATGTGTGCCTGGTACTACAGTTAGACCGAAGCCTGTCAAAACTGTATTGGATTAATGTAAATGATCCCTCTTTCCCTTTTGTTGGTATCATTGAACATACAAACATTGAATCACCTGTTCATTATTCAGGACATCACATTGTTTATTTGTCCAAATATCTTCTGCCGAATGAAGAAATGTTTGGATTGGAGGATAAAAAACTTCTCTTGTTTGCTCTACCGTATATACGACGCATATTTCCTGAATTTAGCCCAGACTGGATAATTAACTACAAGGTGTGGAGAGCGAAACATGCTCAGCCTATTGTTTCTTGCGGATACCGACACATTATACCGGATTATGCTACCCCGGTTGACGGTTTTTATATTGCCAGTATGGCCCAGATTTACCCTGAAGACAGGGGCATAAATTATGCAATACGGGATGGACGGAAGGTAGCCGGATACACCAGGAATTTTCTTAAAGACCAGGATGTGGTGAAGACAGTATGA